A genomic region of Dermacentor andersoni chromosome 9, qqDerAnde1_hic_scaffold, whole genome shotgun sequence contains the following coding sequences:
- the LOC126527072 gene encoding uncharacterized protein isoform X2: MTATTSFACLSVAGACNVLALVLLLLLPLHCVPGSQASSLADMEMDYAHSHCRKIDLPHIYRKPGEPVYFSMEGSYDHFYYCKEQRATRVDCTPDLVDQICTMLAKKRFEESF; encoded by the exons ATGACAGCTACGACGAGCTTCGCCTGCCTCTCCGTCGCCGGTGCCTGTAACGTGTTGGCTCtggtcctgctgctgctgctaccgctgCATTGTGTTCCGGGATCTCAGGCGTCTTCGCTTG CCGACATGGAGATGGATTACGCTCACAGCCACTGCAGGAAGATCGACCTGCCGCACATCTATCGCAAGCCCGGCGAGCCCGTCTACTTCTCCATGGAAGGCTCGTACGACCACTTCTACTACTGCAAAGAGCAGAGGGCCACGCGCGTCGACTGCACTCCCGACCTCGTGGACCAGATTTGCACG